In the genome of Vicinamibacteria bacterium, the window CGGGGTCCGGCCGAAACGACACGGTCGGGAGGTCACCCTGGTCGGCAACATCCAGGCCCTTCTCCCGCAGGCGCTCCAGAAGGCCGGCGGCGCGAAACGCGGCGGGCGCTCCTTCCTGGCCCCTGCGGCGAGCGCCGGCGCTCGAGGGCACTCCAATCAGTGCCAGCCGGTTCTTCGGTAGAAACGCTTCGTCTCCAATAAGCATAATACTTCGATTATACATCGTCCAAACTTGTTCCATTAAAATGATTCGTCTCAAGAAGGACACACGCCCATGTGATAGATTCAGCTGCCTCCAGGAGCTGAAAAAATGAAGCGACCCCTACGAGCCACCGCCCTCATCGTCGCGGTATCCGCGCTTTCTGCCATGGCGCAGGATCCTCAAGAGCGCCGCCGGTTTCTCGAGCCCGAAACGCCGGTTTCCGACGATCCGCGGCGCGTCCCCGTGTCCGAGCCCGAGGAAGACGGACGCGTCCTCGTGCTTCGTGGCGGAAACGTCTTCGACGGGACGGGAGCGCCACTCAGAGCCGCGACGATCGTGACCCGCGGCAAGACGATCGACCGCCTCGAATCACCGGACGTCACATCGTGGCCCGAGGACGCGGAAGTGATCGACATTGACGGAAAGACGGTGCTTCCCGGGCTCGTCGATCTCCACACTCACCTCACGTATTACGACCCCGACTCTTCGCCGGAACGGGGCCGGAGCGTAGCCGACGCGACGCTGCGCGCTTCCGAGCGGCTTCGCTACTACATCGAGAGCGGCATCACGTCGATCCGGGACGTGGCTTCAGCCGGCGACATTCCCTTCGTGCTCAAGCAGTGGGTCGCCGAGAACCGCGTCGTCGGCCCGCGTATCTTTGCCGCCGGGCAGCTCATCACCGCGACGGGCGGTCATGGCGCCGAGGGGCAAGGCAACATTCTCGTGGAGACGGGCTCCGTCATGACGGCGTCCGGGCCCGACGAGTGGCGTGAAGCGGTGCGCAAGCAGTTCGATCGCGGCGCCGACCTAATCAAGCTGGCGAGCCACTACAGCCGTGAAGAGATTGCCGCGGCCATCGAGGAAGCGCATGCCCTGGGACTCAAAGTCACCGTCGATGCCGAGACGTTCTATGTCCAGTGGGCGGTCGAGGCGGGTGCGGACTCGATCGAGCACCCTCTGCCGCGAACCGAAGAGACGGTCCGGATGATGGCGGAAACCGGGACCGCTTCCGTTCCCACGCTCATTCCGTACATCTACATCATCGATGCGTCGGGTGGTTACTTCGGGTCCACGTCGCGTCGCTTCACCATGACCAAGGACTCGAATCTCGCCATGCTGCGGACGCTCCGGGAGGCAGGCGTCAAGCTCGGCGTGGGGACCGATCTGGTCGTCGACTGGTATCGATACTTGCCTCACCCTTACATCACCGAGCTGAAGCAGCTCGAAGCGGCTGGCTACACGCCCTCGGAAGCTCTGGTCGCCGCGACGAAAACGAGTGCGGAAATCCTCGACATGGCACACCGCCTCGGCACGATCGAGCCCGGCAAGTTGGCGGATCTCGTCGTCATCGACGGCCGGCCCGATCGGAACCTCGAGGATCTCGAAAAGGTCGACCTGGTGATCCGCGATGGACACGTGATCGTGCGGGAGGGCCGGATCTGGGTCCCACGACACGTGCCGGAGAGCCCCGAGCGACCCACCGAGATGCGGTGAGGAAGCCGCGCGAGAGTCAGGATCTTCCAGGCCTCGATAGGTACTCGCTCCAGGTAATCCTTCCGTACCGATGATCGGGGCAGGTGTTCTGCCCTCGGCGGAACGCGGCCGCGGCTCGGCCGGGAAGGGGAAGGTGCACGACCTTTCGCCGGATGCCGCGGGCCGGCATCCAAGCCGCCGCAAGCTGGCCCATCGTCAGCACTTCCGGCCCGCCCACGTCGGGAACGCGGCCGCTGGGTCCGGCGGAAACGAGCTCGATCATGCGCGTGGCAACCTCGCCCGAATCGATGACCTGAAACTTCAAGTCGGTCGGCACGAAGGCGACGAGGGGAAGCTTGAAGAGCGGTGGCAGAAAGCGCTCGTCGAGAAGGTCGTGAAACTGAGTGGCGCGGAGAATCGTGAAAGGAACGGGGCCCGCCTCGATGAGCTGCTCGGTCGTGCGCTTGGCTCGGTAGTACGAGAAGGGAAACCCGTCGATCCCGACGATGGAAATATAGAGCACGTGCGACACTCCGGCGGCCTTGGCATGATGGAGAAGAGCGCCGGTCCCCTCGACGTCCACCTTCTGCGCGGCGATGGGAGTCGAAGCCGCGTGAACGATCGTATCCACGCCGAGGACGGCCTCCGCGAGACCCACCCCGGACGAAAGCGACGTTTGCGACCACTCCACTTCGTCAGGAAATCCAGACCTTCGAGGGCCGCGGCTCGAGATGCGCACGACGTGCCCCGCCTCGAGGAGTGGAGCGACGAGCTGGCGTCCGAGAACTCCAGTCCCTCCGGTAATCAGAACGCGTGTCATGGCAGTCGCTCGAAACGAAGGCGATCGACGGCGAGAAAGGCTCCGACGGGATCGGCGTCCACCGGAGCGAGCTCGAGCAGGTTGATGCGCTTCCACAGCGCCGCGTCAGCGGTCATCCCATGTTCCACCATCTCTCGAGTCGGAACGAAGCCGGTGAGGCGAACGCCGTTGAGCCTCACTTCGATCGCCACCGGCTCGGTTCCTTCCGGAGCGGCGCTAGCGATGTGAATGCGGAGCGGCTCCGGCTGATCGACGGGGATGAACAGGCCAGCAGTCCGCCCCTCCGCGAGACGCACCTCGCGTTTCCGCCCCCGCCAATCCTGGAGTCCGCTCCACCCGTTTCCGAGGAAAGGCGGGTCCTGCGGACCGAGATCGATGACGCCTCCGAGATCGTGCATCCGATGGAACAAATACTGCCCGACGAGGATATCGTACTGAGTCTTGGGGCGGTCGTAGCGGATGGCAAAGAGCCAGTTCATCGGGAACGAGAAGGGATAACCGAAGGCATCGAACCAATCCTCGACGGAAGCGGCGATCGCCACCTCCCACGACATCGTGTCGTCGACGGGGATGCGTCCCTTCCGGTACTGCTCCATGAGGAGCGCATTCGCCACCACCACCGCGGCAACCAGGGCCCCCACGACCGCTCGCGGCCTTCGGCGAACCAGCTCCGTCAGCCAGGCGATCGCCGTTCCCAAACCGAGCGCCAGAATGGGCAGCGCGGCGTCGAACCGGCGAGCCCCGAACGATCCCCCGCCCCACCAGTCGGCGACCGTGCTGTTGACGTACCAGACGATGAGGGCCACCCCGGCAAGGGGAAGTCCCTTCCTGGGCTCGCGCCTGACGAAGCCGACGAGACCGAGCGCCGCCAATATCAGAATGGGGCTCCAGGAGAACAAGCCGTGCCTCGACGAGAACAGGGTCTCGGAAAGAAACGGATCGCCCCAGCGCACGTAATCGGCCCCCAGGGGCACGCCGACGTAAAAGCGGTCGTAAATCGTCTTCCAGCTGAGGAGCTGCGGAGATACACCGACTAAGAAAGCGCCCGCGAAGAAGATTGCGCCGGTCGAGACGGATCGCCACTCCCGGCGCCGGAGATGGCGAGAGAGACTGATGGCCGGGAGCAACAGGAAAACCGCAGTCTGCCACCGGACCCCCGTCGCCAATCCGAGAACGAGACCCAGGACGGCATAGTCGGCTCGCGTCGCCGGATCGTCCGCCCACAGCTTCACCACGAGCGTCACCAGCAAGAACGTGAGCGCGTGCGTGTAGATGGCGTGATAGGTCAGATACCAGGCGAGAAAGCTTCCCAGGACGATGCCCGAGCCCGCCACGAAGCAGATCCACGGAGGGAACCATCGCCGGAGCAGCCGGTCGAGAAGCACGAGCCCCACCCACCCGGCGAGAAGGTTCCCTAGAGCAACCGCATGAAAGTAGGGATCGGAGAAGCCATCGTAGGCGGCGTCATCACCAAACGCGCGTCGCAACCCGACTCCCAGATGCCCGATCTCCACGAACGGCACCCAGAGAACCGGTGCACCCACCGGATAGGTGAATCGTGCGAGCCCGGTCTCGCGCACCGGCTGCGAGCCCGCTTGTCGCTCGATCCCGAGGCTCCGGTATTGGTTCGCCAGATCGATGTCTCCATCGAATGCAAGCGAGTGCGAGAGGGAGTAATACCAGAGTCCGTCTCCTCTCAGGCGATAACCGCGAAAATGTAGAAGCGCGACGAGGACGAGGAGGATCGCGATGTAGCCGGTGTCGTAGCCGGAGCGCGAGCCTCTTCTGAGAATATGGTCGAGTAGGAGAATGCCGCTCACCAGAACGAGCCGGAGGATAGCGCCACTTTCTTCGACCGGGCCGAGGAGAGAAAATCCTCCCGAAACGACGACGGCGCCGAGGTCGAGAAGCCCCAGTGCGAGCACGAATCGGACGGCTCGAGAAAGTAATGTTCGCTTCTTGGCAAGACGAACGTCGACATCAGCCAATGGAGGTCTCTCAGTCCGCGGTGGTCGGAGCGAGCCGGGCCAACTCCTTTGACCGGGCCCGCTCGAGGAAAGCGAGGAGGTTCTCGGCGCGACGATCCCAGGAGTAAGCTCGCACGTCCTTACCCGCCCGCTCGGCAAGCCGCACCGACAGGCTGTCGTCGGCAAGAAGACGATCGATCGCGCTCGCCAAAGCCCGTGGGTCGCCCGCAGGCACGAGAAGGGCGTTTTCCTCGTGCGCCAGAACCTCGCGAATCGAAGGGAGATCCGAGGCGACGATCGGCCGGCCCGCGGCCATGGCCTCGAAGAGTTTGAGCGGGGACGTGAAACGACGCGCCGTCGCCGAGTCGAGCAACGGGATCACGAAGACGTCGGCCTTCTCTCGCTGCTCGGAAAGCTCGTGAGGTGGCAGGAACCCGGTGAAGTGAACGCGGTCGGAGATCGAAAGGCGCTCGGCCAGTTCCTTGACGCGATCGAGATCCGGCTCGCCCCGGAGTCCGCCAACGACGACCGCCTCGGCTCTCGGGACAGACTGCATCGCCTCGATCAAAACATCGACACCTTTCCACGGATAGAGCTGTCCGATATAGCCCACGCGCGGCGGGGCGTGCCGGCGGAAGCTCGGGATCCGAGCCGGGACCCGGCAACCGTCGGGAACGATCGCTGTCGGCGGGAGCGTCCCGTGGCGCTCGGCAAGGGCGTCGCGGAGCCCTTTCGTGATGGTGACAAGGCCTTGTGCGCGCTGACAAACTCTCCGCTCGCGAGCGTCGATGCGGAGGAGCTTCGCTGGCGACGGCGGCGAGCCCTCCGCGTACAGGCTGGCTTTCTCCTCGGCGAAAACCGCGGCGACGGTATGGGCTTCGTAGACGACGCAGGGAACGCGGCCCAGCCGAATCGCGAGATCCGCCAATAGCAGGTCGCGCGTGTACACGACGTCCCAGTGCCGACGCGCCAGAAGGCCCAGGGACGCGAGCAGATGGCTGAATCGGCCGATCGGGGTCGGGACGCGTCTCAGACGAAGGTTGGGGTGGGGCGCGAGATCGAAGAAAGCAAGACAGGCCTCGTCACTCCGAGAGTCGCTTCGGCGCACGACCAGCTCCACCCGCGCCTCCCGACTCGCCAGGGCGTGCGCGGTCGAGACCGTCTGTATGCCGTTGGCTCGCTCCATGGGAAAGCGAATGTCCGCCAGGTAGAGAAGCTTCATCGAATCTCGTGAACGACGTCCTGTCCCACGCGAAAGACGACCGGCATCCTTTCGTGGTAGCGCTCCATACCGGCCTGGAGCTGCCTCCTCCTCGGCTGCGGGATCCGGTCGTAGTGGATCACGAGATACCGGACGGGCGCGCGGTCGAGCAGGAAGTCGAGGATGCGTGCAGTGGGAAAGTGCCTCAATCTCCCCACGAGCTCCCAGTAGTCGTTTGGCCACCAACCGCTGTAACCGTTGACGAGCGGCCGGTAATGCGCGGTCGAATAATACATGGTGAGCGATTCGTGGACGATGTCCTCGCCTTCGTGGATCGGGAGTACGAGAACGGCTCCCTTCGAAGGCGCCGTCGAGAGCCAGCGGTGAACCTCGGGAATCCGCGGGGCCTCGGGAAACACCCGGTCGAGAGGGTACGTGCGGTACTCGAAGATGAGGATTCCGAGGAGGGCGACGGCGACGATTGGCCGGTATCGACGAGCCTTCGAAAGGAGCCCCGCCGCTCCCCAGGCGGAGAGTGCGGAAAGACCGACGAGCGTCAGGACCGCGAGCCGCGCCGGCACGCGCAAGCCTCCAAATCCCGGCACGTGGCGGTAGAAGAACCGATACGGCAGATACAGAGTCTCACCGAAGATCGGGATCTCGGGCCCGAGCGAGAGCACGAAGCCGAGAAGCGATAGAACGAAGAAGAAGATCCACATGGGATCCCGCCGCCGACCGAAGAGGAGGCCTGTCCCTGCGAGCACCATGGCGCCAAAACCGGGAAAGAGCGCTTTCTCCGAGCGAGGTTGTGCGTTGCGCCACTTGTTGAAGCTCGACGGTGTCAGATAGTCGGCCGGTCGAGCCGAGAAATGAACGACGTCCTCGTAGCGTCGATAGAATCCGCGCTCGCGATTTCTCACATAAGGAGGGATGAACGGGGCCACGAGAGCGGCCACCGTGGCGGCGCCCAACGTCAGGGAAACGATCTTTCGTCGAGACAGCAGCTGCCGGCCCGCGATCAGCAGTACGATCGCGAGCACGGCCAAGGCGAACGCGAGATAAACCGCGTAATAGTTGCAGGAGAGGATCTGCAGTGTCGTGAACACGACGACGCCGGCGAGCTGGAGCCGCCCGCCGTCTCGCAGGAAGCGGTTCAGACTCCAGAAGACGAAGGGGAACCACTGGAGCGTCAGAAGCTGCAGTTGGAGCAGATGCCCGAACCGGTAGGGCGCGGCGAGGTAGATCGTTCCCGCAATCAGGGCCGCCCATTTGTCGCCGGCGAGATCCCGGGCGAGAAGATACATGCCCAGTCCGGAAAGCACGAACGACGAAAGCATCGCGAAGTTGTACGCGAGGACGAGATTGCCCGTCATCAGGTACACGGGCGCGGCGAGAAGAGTAACCCCGAAGAGGTGCTCGGAATAGGCGAGGGTGTCTGGCCGGGGAGCGAAGATGTTCGCGTCGAAAAGAGAGAGCGGATCGGCCGTGAGAATGTGAAAGCTCCAGCCGAGGGTCCAGGAGTTCAGAAGCGCATCGGCCCCATGGCTCAAACCCGTTGTCATGCGGGGGAAGAGCGGCCATGTGAGCCAGACCGCGAGGAGCGCGAAGGTGACACAGGCGATCGCCGTCCACCCTCGCTCC includes:
- a CDS encoding glycosyltransferase family 4 protein, encoding MKLLYLADIRFPMERANGIQTVSTAHALASREARVELVVRRSDSRSDEACLAFFDLAPHPNLRLRRVPTPIGRFSHLLASLGLLARRHWDVVYTRDLLLADLAIRLGRVPCVVYEAHTVAAVFAEEKASLYAEGSPPSPAKLLRIDARERRVCQRAQGLVTITKGLRDALAERHGTLPPTAIVPDGCRVPARIPSFRRHAPPRVGYIGQLYPWKGVDVLIEAMQSVPRAEAVVVGGLRGEPDLDRVKELAERLSISDRVHFTGFLPPHELSEQREKADVFVIPLLDSATARRFTSPLKLFEAMAAGRPIVASDLPSIREVLAHEENALLVPAGDPRALASAIDRLLADDSLSVRLAERAGKDVRAYSWDRRAENLLAFLERARSKELARLAPTTAD
- a CDS encoding amidohydrolase family protein, producing the protein MKRPLRATALIVAVSALSAMAQDPQERRRFLEPETPVSDDPRRVPVSEPEEDGRVLVLRGGNVFDGTGAPLRAATIVTRGKTIDRLESPDVTSWPEDAEVIDIDGKTVLPGLVDLHTHLTYYDPDSSPERGRSVADATLRASERLRYYIESGITSIRDVASAGDIPFVLKQWVAENRVVGPRIFAAGQLITATGGHGAEGQGNILVETGSVMTASGPDEWREAVRKQFDRGADLIKLASHYSREEIAAAIEEAHALGLKVTVDAETFYVQWAVEAGADSIEHPLPRTEETVRMMAETGTASVPTLIPYIYIIDASGGYFGSTSRRFTMTKDSNLAMLRTLREAGVKLGVGTDLVVDWYRYLPHPYITELKQLEAAGYTPSEALVAATKTSAEILDMAHRLGTIEPGKLADLVVIDGRPDRNLEDLEKVDLVIRDGHVIVREGRIWVPRHVPESPERPTEMR
- a CDS encoding SDR family oxidoreductase → MTRVLITGGTGVLGRQLVAPLLEAGHVVRISSRGPRRSGFPDEVEWSQTSLSSGVGLAEAVLGVDTIVHAASTPIAAQKVDVEGTGALLHHAKAAGVSHVLYISIVGIDGFPFSYYRAKRTTEQLIEAGPVPFTILRATQFHDLLDERFLPPLFKLPLVAFVPTDLKFQVIDSGEVATRMIELVSAGPSGRVPDVGGPEVLTMGQLAAAWMPARGIRRKVVHLPLPGRAAAAFRRGQNTCPDHRYGRITWSEYLSRPGRS
- a CDS encoding 6-pyruvoyl-tetrahydropterin synthase-related protein; the protein is MKERGWTAIACVTFALLAVWLTWPLFPRMTTGLSHGADALLNSWTLGWSFHILTADPLSLFDANIFAPRPDTLAYSEHLFGVTLLAAPVYLMTGNLVLAYNFAMLSSFVLSGLGMYLLARDLAGDKWAALIAGTIYLAAPYRFGHLLQLQLLTLQWFPFVFWSLNRFLRDGGRLQLAGVVVFTTLQILSCNYYAVYLAFALAVLAIVLLIAGRQLLSRRKIVSLTLGAATVAALVAPFIPPYVRNRERGFYRRYEDVVHFSARPADYLTPSSFNKWRNAQPRSEKALFPGFGAMVLAGTGLLFGRRRDPMWIFFFVLSLLGFVLSLGPEIPIFGETLYLPYRFFYRHVPGFGGLRVPARLAVLTLVGLSALSAWGAAGLLSKARRYRPIVAVALLGILIFEYRTYPLDRVFPEAPRIPEVHRWLSTAPSKGAVLVLPIHEGEDIVHESLTMYYSTAHYRPLVNGYSGWWPNDYWELVGRLRHFPTARILDFLLDRAPVRYLVIHYDRIPQPRRRQLQAGMERYHERMPVVFRVGQDVVHEIR